A window from Saccharomyces cerevisiae S288C chromosome XIII, complete sequence encodes these proteins:
- the TEM1 gene encoding Ras family GTPase TEM1 (GTPase involved in initiation of Mitotic Exit Network (MEN); GTP-binding protein of the Ras superfamily; accumulates at daughter spindle pole body and activates MEN kinase cascade; controls actomyosin and septin dynamics during cytokinesis) produces MATPSTGANNSIPAVRNQVEVQVGLVGDAQVGKTSLMVKYVQNIYDKEYTQTLGVNFLKRKVSIRSTDIIFSIMDLGGQREFINMLPIATVGSSVIIFLFDLTRPETLSSIKEWYRQAYGLNDSAIPILVGTKYDLLIDLDPEYQEQISRTSMKYAQVMNAPLIFCSTAKSINIQKIFKIALAKIFNLTLTIPEINEIGDPLLIYKHLGGQQHRHHNKSQDRKSHNIRKPSSSPSSKAPSPGVNT; encoded by the coding sequence ATGGCTACACCAAGCACGGGAGCAAACAATTCTATACCTGCGGTACGAAATCAGGTTGAAGTTCAGGTTGGATTAGTAGGGGATGCACAAGTAGGGAAAACATCGCTGATGGTGAAGTACGTACAGAACATATACGATAAGGAATACACACAGACGCTGGGAGtgaactttttgaaaagaaaagtaagCATACGCTCCACGgatattatattttctaTAATGGATTTAGGCGGACAAAGAGAATTCATCAACATGCTCCCAATTGCGACGGTAGGGTCTTCAGTGATCATATTTCTGTTTGACCTGACACGTCCAGAGACGTTGAGTTCAATAAAGGAGTGGTATAGGCAGGCGTACGGGCTAAATGATTCGGCAATTCCTATTTTGGTGGGCACAAAGTACGATTTACTAATAGACTTAGACCCGGAATATCAGGAACAAATCTCGAGAACGAGTATGAAGTATGCACAGGTCATGAATGCTCCTCTTATATTCTGCTCTACTGCCAAATCTATaaacattcaaaaaattttcaaaattgcaCTGGCAAAGATCTTTAATTTGACATTAACCATCCCAGAAATCAATGAAATCGGCGATCCTCTTTTGATATATAAGCACCTAGGTGGCCAGCAACATCGACATCATAACAAAAGTCAGGATAGAAAGAGCCATAATATCAGGAAGCCCTCCTCGTCGCCCTCATCTAAGGCACCATCGCCGGGCGTTAATACATGA
- the RPS1B gene encoding 40S ribosomal protein eS1 RPS1B (Ribosomal protein of the small (40S) subunit; homologous to mammalian ribosomal protein S3A, no bacterial homolog; RPS1B has a paralog, RPS1A, that arose from the whole genome duplication), with the protein MAVGKNKRLSRGKKGLKKKVVDPFTRKEWFDIKAPSTFENRNVGKTLVNKSTGLKNASDALKGRVVEVCLADLQGSEDHSFRKVKLRVDEVQGKNLLTNFHGMDFTTDKLRSMVRKWQTLIEANVTVKTSDDYVLRIFAIAFTRKQANQVKRHSYAQSSHIRAIRKVISEILTREVQNSTLAQLTSKLIPEVINKEIENATKDIFPLQNIHVRKVKLLKQPKFDVGALMALHGEGSGEEKGKKVSGFKDEVLETV; encoded by the coding sequence ATGGCTGTTGGTAAGAATAAGAGACTATCCAGAGGTAAGAAGggtttgaagaagaaggtcGTTGACCCATTTACCAGAAAGGAATGGTTCGATATTAAAGCCCCATCcacttttgaaaacagaAATGTTGGTAAGACTTTAGTTAACAAGTCCACTGGTTTGAAGAATGCTTCCGATGCTTTGAAGGGTAGAGTTGTCGAAGTTTGTTTGGCTGACTTGCAAGGTTCTGAAGACCATTCTTTCAGAAAGGTCAAGTTGAGAGTCGATGAAGTTCAAGGTAAGAACTTGTTGACCAACTTCCACGGTATGGACTTCACTACCGACAAATTGAGATCAATGGTCAGAAAATGGCAAACTTTGATCGAAGCTAATGTTACCGTTAAGACTTCCGATGATTACGTTTTGAGAATCTTTGCTATTGCCTTCACCAGAAAGCAAGCTAACCAAGTTAAGAGACACTCTTACGCTCAATCTTCCCACATCAGAGCTATCAGAAAAGTTATTTCTGAAATCTTGACCAGAGAAGTTCAAAACTCTACTTTGGCTCAATTGACCTCCAAATTGATTCCAGAAGTTATCAACAAGGAAATCGAAAATGCTACCAAGGACATCTTCCCACTACAAAACATCCACGTTAGAAAGGTTAAGTTATTGAAACAACCAAAGTTCGACGTTGGTGCTTTGATGGCTTTGCATGGTGAAGGTTCCGGTGAAGAAAAGGGTAAGAAGGTTTCTGGTTTCAAGGATGAAGTCTTGGAAACTGTgtaa
- the MFT1 gene encoding Mft1p (Subunit of the THO complex; THO is a nuclear complex comprised of Hpr1p, Mft1p, Rlr1p, and Thp2p, that is involved in transcription elongation and mitotic recombination; involved in telomere maintenance): protein MPLSQKQIDQVRTKVHYSEVDTPFNKYLDILGKVTKLTGSIINGTLSNDDSKIEKLTEQNISQLKESAHLRFLDLQSSIDTKKVADENWETCQQETLAKLENLKDKLPDIKSIHSKLLLRIGKLQGLYDSVQVINREVEGLSEGRTSLVVTRAEWEKELGTDLVKFLIEKNYLKLVDPGLKKDSSEERYRIYDDFSKGPKELESINASMKSDIENVRQEVSSYKEKWLRDAEIFGKITSIFKEELLKRDGLLNEAEGDNIDEDYESDEDEERKERFKRQRSMVEVNTIENVDEKEESDHEYDDQEDEENEEEDDMEVDVEDIKEDNEVDGESSQQEDNSRQGNNEETDKETGVIEEPDAVNDAEEADSDHSSRKLGGTTSDFSASSSVEEVK, encoded by the coding sequence ATGCCTCTGTcacaaaaacaaatagACCAAGTTAGAACCAAAGTGCACTACAGTGAAGTAGATACTCCATTCAATAAATATTTAGACATCTTAGGAAAAGTAACCAAGCTGACAGGAAGCATTATAAATGGCACATTATCCAATGATGATAGCaagattgaaaaacttACTGAGCAAAATATCTCCCAACTAAAAGAAAGTGCTCATCTTCGATTTTTGGATCTGCAGTCATCAATTGACACAAAGAAAGTAGCAGACGAAAATTGGGAAACATGCCAACAGGAGACATTGGCCAAGCTGGAAAATCTCAAAGATAAATTGCCTGATATAAAGAGCATCCATAGCAAGTTGCTTTTACGTATTGGAAAACTACAAGGTCTTTACGATTCTGTCCAAGTAATTAACAGAGAGGTGGAAGGCTTGTCAGAAGGCCGTACCAGCCTTGTGGTGACACGTGCGGAATGGGAGAAAGAACTTGGCACTGATCTGGTCAAGTTtttaattgaaaagaattatcTCAAACTAGTTGATCCGGGCCTGAAAAAGGATAGTTCAGAGGAGAGATATCGTATTTATGACGATTTCTCTAAGGGCCCAAAAGAGTTAGAAAGTATCAACGCCTCAATGAAATCGGATATAGAAAACGTAAGGCAGGAGGTATCGTCTTACAAAGAGAAGTGGCTAAGAGATGCAGAAATATTTGGCAAGATCACATCAatattcaaagaagaacttCTGAAGAGAGATGGCCTGCTCAATGAGGCAGAAGGAGATAACATTGATGAAGATTATGAATcggatgaagatgaggaaagaaaagagaggTTTAAAAGGCAGAGATCAATGGTGGAAGTGAATACTATAGAAAATGTGGAcgaaaaagaggaaagcGATCATGAATATGACGATCAGgaggatgaagaaaatgaagaggaagatgatATGGAAGTAGACGTTGAGGATATAAAAGAGGATAATGAAGTTGATGGGGAAAGCAGTCAACAAGAAGATAATAGTCGCCAGGGTAATAATGAGGAAACAGACAAAGAAACTGGAGTGATAGAAGAGCCAGATGCGGTTAATGACGCAGAGGAGGCAGATAGCGATCACTCAAGCAGGAAACTTGGAGGCACTACAAGCGATTTTAGTGCGTCTTCCTCTGTTGAAGAAGTAAAATGA